In a single window of the Pseudohongiella acticola genome:
- a CDS encoding phospholipase D-like domain-containing protein: MDIRKKQTEPFNWREDCQFELLIDGVVFFPRILQLIEQAEYSIDIEMYLVTSGNATRRLVAALTSAAERGVTIRCLFDASGSLYFSDAEREALRRAGVSLRFYNPLHWSRGTRNLHRDHRKLLLFDQHTACTGGLGFTDEFCEIDESQETHQNPWHEQMLIVRGDIVKDWQSLFEQSWQQADRPYRHMLDSPAQKHDSVPLPEIKPGLGRVAFSASRNNRDLLRSLISHIRQAKTRVWLATPYFVPPRSLRRALTGAAKRGVDVRLHVCGNFTDLPPVRYAGQIYYGRLLRSGVRIFEYQARFSHLKSALIDQWVSLGSCNFDHWTLHWNLEANQNALDPDLANQVQQCFERDFDQCKELTRQQWKNLPLHYRFKIWFWGRVKKLADLFLRIY; the protein is encoded by the coding sequence ATGGACATACGCAAAAAACAGACGGAACCGTTCAACTGGCGCGAAGACTGTCAATTCGAATTGCTGATCGATGGCGTGGTGTTTTTCCCTCGCATCCTGCAATTGATCGAACAGGCCGAGTACAGTATCGACATCGAAATGTACCTGGTGACATCCGGCAATGCGACCCGGCGACTGGTGGCAGCGTTAACATCAGCGGCGGAACGAGGCGTCACAATACGCTGCCTGTTTGATGCCAGTGGCAGTCTGTACTTTTCCGATGCAGAGCGCGAGGCATTGCGGCGGGCCGGCGTATCACTGCGTTTCTATAACCCCCTGCACTGGTCCCGAGGCACCCGCAACCTGCATCGCGATCACCGCAAACTGTTGCTGTTCGATCAGCACACAGCCTGCACCGGTGGCCTGGGATTTACCGACGAATTTTGCGAGATTGATGAGTCACAGGAAACGCACCAGAACCCCTGGCATGAACAGATGCTGATTGTGCGTGGGGATATCGTCAAAGACTGGCAAAGCCTGTTCGAGCAGTCCTGGCAACAGGCCGACAGGCCTTACCGACACATGCTCGACAGCCCAGCGCAAAAACACGATTCCGTCCCCCTGCCCGAGATAAAACCCGGTCTGGGACGGGTGGCGTTCAGCGCATCGCGCAACAACCGTGATCTATTGCGGTCGCTTATCAGCCACATTCGACAGGCGAAAACCCGCGTGTGGCTGGCCACGCCCTACTTTGTACCGCCACGCTCGCTGCGCCGCGCTCTGACGGGTGCAGCCAAACGCGGGGTGGATGTTCGCCTGCACGTCTGCGGCAATTTCACCGACCTGCCACCGGTACGATATGCCGGGCAGATTTACTACGGCAGGCTGTTGCGCAGTGGCGTCAGAATTTTTGAGTACCAGGCCCGTTTCTCGCACCTGAAATCGGCCTTGATAGACCAATGGGTCTCGCTGGGTTCCTGCAATTTTGATCACTGGACCCTGCACTGGAACCTGGAAGCCAACCAGAATGCGTTAGACCCGGATCTGGCAAACCAGGTGCAACAGTGCTTCGAGCGCGACTTTGACCAATGTAAGGAACTGACTCGCCAGCAATGGAAGAATCTGCCACTGCACTACCGGTTTAAAATCTGGTTCTGGGGTCGGGTAAAGAAGCTGGCCGACCTGTTCCTGAGGATATATTAG